ACTGCGGCGTAACACCTGGGAAACCACTACTTCGCTGCCACGCGCGTAGATGCTCCTTGACCTGCTCCGATACAGAGGGCTACATTCCGCCGCATCACACCAGCCCTAAGGAGCACCGCCATGCCCCGCGCCCGACTGTCCCTGCGCACCCGCGCCCTGACGATGTCCGCAGCGGCCCTCACCCTGGGCCTCACGGTCTACGGCGTGAGCGCCGCCACGGCCGACAACTCCGTACCGCGCAGCGACCAGCAGATCCCCAACCTCACCGACGTCGTGAACCAGATCAAGGCGTACTACGGCGACACGGTCGACGCCTCCGGCGAGCACCAGGCGTCGCCGACCGGCAACTACGCCAAGCAGGTCGCGGGGGTCGAGGCCAAGGCCAAGGCGTCCATCGAGAAGTCGCTGGCCAAGGGGCTCGACAAGGGCCACGGCAAGGCGCACGGCAAGCCGGCCATCGTGCTCGACGTCGACGACACCAGCGTGCTGACGTACAACTACGAGCTGGAGGTGGGCTTCAACTACACCACCGCCACCAACCAGGCGTACCTCGACACCAAGGACATGCCGGCCGTCTTCGGTATGGACACCCTCACCAACTGGGCCGCCGCGCACGGCGTCACGGTCTTCTGGATCACCGGCCGGCCGGAGGCGCAGCGCGCCGACACCGTCCGCAACCTCAAGGCCGTCGGCTACACCGCCGACCCGGACACCGCGCACCTGTACCTGAAGAACACCGCGAACCCGCCGTCCTACCTGGCGTGCGGCGCGGCATGCAGCACCATCGAGTACAAGTCCGGCACCCGGGCGCACATCGAGTCGCTGGGCTACGACATCGTGGCCAACTTCGGCGACCAGTACAGCGACCTGTCCGGCGGCTCCTCCGACGCGTCGTTCAAGCTGCCCAACCCGATGTACTACCTGCCCTGACGGCTGCCCTCACACCCGCGCTGACGCTGTCCTGACAGCTGTCCGAGGGTCCCCGCGCGGGTCAGCCGCCGCCCGGGCCCGGACCGCCGTGCGCGGTCCGGCGCCTGGGCACCGGCACCCGGTCCAGGTCGCGGGCCACGGTCAGCCCGCCGCGGTAGCCGGCCGCGCGGGCCTGCCGGCCGAACTCCTCCGGGTCGGCGTAGCGCTGCGAGAAGTGGGTGAGCACCAGGTGCCGCACCCCGGCCTCGGCGGCGACCCGCCCGGCCTGGCCGGCGGTCAGGTGGCCGAAGTCCTCGGCGAGCGCGGCGTCCTCGTCCAGGAAGGTCGACTCGATCACCAGCAGGTCGCAGCCGCGGGCCAGCAGCGGCACCGCCGGGCACAGCCGGGTGTCCATCACGAACGCGAAGGACTGCCCCGGCCGGGCCACGCTCACGTCCGCCAGCCGCACCCCGCGCAGCTCGCCCTCGCGCTGGAGCCGGCCGATGTCCGGCCCGGCGACGCCGGCCTCGGCCAGCAGTCCGGGCACCATCCGGCGCCCGTCCGGCTCGTCCAGCCGGTAGCCGAACGCCTCCACCGGGTGCGAGAGCCGGGCCGCGCTCAGGGTGAACCCGGGCGTCCGCGCGACGGGGCCGTCCGCCGCCACCGGCTCCGGACGCAGCTCGGCCGCCTCCCGGTAGGCGGTCGCGTACCGCAGCCGCTCGAAGTACCGCTGCCCGCTCGCCGGGTAGTGCACGGCGACGGGGTGCGGCACCCGGTCCAGGTTGATCCGCTGCACCGTCCCGGCCAGGCCCAGGCTGTGGTCGCCGTGGAAGTGCGTGACGCAGATCCGGGTGAGGTCGTGCGCGCTGACCCCGGCCCGCAGCATCTGCCGCTGGCTGCCCTCGCCCGGGTCGAAGAGGATGCCCTCGTCGTCCCAACGCAGCACGTAGCCGTTGTGGTTGCGGTCACGGGTGGGCACCTGGCTGGCGGTGCCCAGGACGACGAACTCGCGCGGCGACATCCCGGTGGCGTGCGGTCGGCGGCCTCAGACCAGCTGGTGCAGGTCGCGCCCGCCCAGCACGTGGGCGTGCGCGTGGAAGACCGTCTGGCCCGCGCCCTCACCGGTGTTGAAGATGATCCGGTAGCCGGTGCCGGCCACGCCCTCCTGCTCGGCCACCAGCGCCGCCTCGTGCAGCACCGCCGCCGCGGCCCGGGGGTCGCCGGCCGCGAGCTCGCCCGCGTCGGGGTAGTGCGCGCGGGGGATCACCAGGACGTGCGTGGGGGCCTTCGGGGCGATGTCGCGGAACGCCACGGTGGTGTCGGTCTCCCGCACGACCTGCGCCGGGATCTCCCCGGCCGCGATCTTGCAGAACAGGCAGTCCGGCTGCGCTTCTCCCGCCACGTGCTGGCCCCTCTCCGCTCCAGTTGCCGCCCGGCGCCCGCCTCGGGTGCCGCGTCCCGCATCGTACCGGCCGGCCGGCCGCGGGCCGAGGTCCGCGGGTCCCGGCCGCGTCCCCCTGGCTGCCGGGGACGCCCCCGGCCGTCCTGTGCCGTCCTCAGCTGTCCGTCGTGTGGGGGATGTACGGGGGGCGAATGACGCGTCACCGTAAGGGAATGGGACACTCCGGGAAGAATCGGGGCGCGGGTGCGGCCGTCGTCCTCGCCGCGGCGGCGGCCTGCGCGGCGCTCGCCGGCTGCGACCCCGTCAACGGGCTGGACAGCGCCAACGTGTCGGTGGCGACCGACCAGTTGGCCACCAGGCAGCTGACGGCCGACCACGTGGGGGTGCAGTGGCTGTCGTGCGGCGCGTCCGAGGACCCGTCGGCGCCCAGCGTGAACTGCACCGGGTACACCGACGACCAGCGGCGGATCACCGTCAGGGGTGACGTCACCCGGCAGCAGGACCTGAAGTGCCTGTGGGGGCACCTCACCGCCGAGGTCGACGGCGTCACCGTCTTCGACGTGCGGGGGCTCGGCGTCTGCTGAACCGCTCCCGGCCGGGCCCCGCCGGCCGGACCCCCCAGCCGAACCCCGCCGGCCGAACGCCCCCGACCGAGTGTCCCCGGCCGAACTCCCCACCGCTGCCTCGGCCGTGGGAAGTGCCGAGGTCTGCCCCCGTCCGGGGGTGCGATCGTGATTAGGTTGGCGCCGTGACCCAGTCCTCGAACTCCGCGCGTTCCGCAGCCTCCAGGCCCGGCTCCACGTCCGCTCCGTCCTCCCCGCCGCCCGTCGCGGGCCCGTCGTACCTGCGCAACCCGCACCCGCACGGCGGGTCGGTGGCGTTCACGGCCGAGGACGACGTATGGGTGGCCCCGGTCGACGGCGGTCGGGCATGGCGGGTCAGCGCGGACAACATGCCGGTGCGCCGGCCGCGGATCTCGCCGGACGGCTCGCTGGTGGCCTGGGCCTCGACCCGCGACGGCGCCCCCGAGGTGCACGTGGCGCCGCTGGAGGGCGGCCCGGCCGAGCGGTTGACGTACTGGGGCAGCGGACTGACCTCGGTCCGCGGCTGGACGCCCGACGGCCGGCTGGCCGTCGTCACCTCGGCGGGCGAGGCGTCCTCCCGCCGCCCCTGGGCGCACCTGGTGCCGCTGGACGGCGGCCCGGCCGAGCGGCTGCCGTACGGCCCGGTCGGCGACCTGGCGTTCGGGCCCGGCGGGGCGGTGCTGCTCCAGTCGGTGACGATGGGCCGGGAGGCCGCGCACTGGAAGGGCTACCGCGGCGGCACCGCCGGGCGGCTGTGGCTGGACCCGGACGGCGGCGGCGAGTTCGCCCCGGTCCACACCGGCCTCGGCGGCAACATCGAGTGCCCGCTGTGGGTGGGCGACCGGATCGCGTTCCTCTCCGACCACGAGGGCCTCGGCGCGCTGTACTCCAGCCTGCCCGACGGCTCCGACCTGCGCCGCCACACCCCGCTCGCGCCGCGGCCGGAGGACGCCGGGGAGGACGAGTCCGGAGCCGGCTTCTACGCCCGGCAGGCCGCCACCGACGGCACCCGCGTCGCGTACACCGCGGGCGGCCGCGTCCTGCTGCTGGACAGCCTCGACGCCGCCACCCGCCCCCGCCTGCTCGACGTCCGCCTCGGCGGCCAGCGCGCCGACCTCCAGCCGCACCCGGTGCGCGCCGCCGCCCACCTGGGCGAGGCCCGCCCGGACCGCACCGGCCGGGGCAGCGCCGTGGAGGTGCGCGGCACCACCCACTGGGTCACCCACCGCGGCGGCCCGGCCCGGGCGCTGGCGGCCGAACCGGGGGTGCGCACCCGCCACCCGAGGGTGTTCACCCAGAGCGGTGAGGAGTACGTCGTCTGGGTGACCGACGCCGAGGGTGAGGACGCCCTGGAGGTGGCGCCCGCCGACGGTGTGCCGCTCACCACCCCGCGCACCGCGCCCCGGCGGCTGGCGGCCGGGCGGCTCGGCCGGGTGCACGAGCTGGAGGTCTCCCCGGACGGGCACCGCATCGCCGTCGCCACCCACGACGGCCGGGTGCTGCTGGTGGAGACGCAGACCGGTGAGGTCCGCGAGGTGCCGACCGGTGCCGGGGACGCCGAGGACACGGCCGCCGAGGGCGCGCCCGCCGCCCGCGCCGACGCCACCGACCTGGCCTTCTCCCCCGACTCGGGGTGGCTGGCCTGGTCCCAGCCCGGCCCCGGCACGCTGCGCCAGATCAAGCTGGCCGCCACCGCCGACCTCACCGTCGTCGCCGCGACGCCGCTGCGGTTCAACGACTACGCGCCCGCCTTCACCGCCGACGGCCGGCACCTGGCCTTCCTCTCCGAACGCGACTTCGACCCGGTCTACGACGCCCACGTCTTCGACCTGTCCTTCCCGAACGCCTGCCGCCCGTACCTGCTGACGCTGGCGGCCACCACGCCGTCACCGTTCGGCCCGCAGCGGCACGGCCGCCCGTACGGGGACGACGACGAGGACGGCGCGGACGGCGACGACGCCGCCGCCGAGCGGGAGGGCGGCGACGGCGCGGCCGAGGAGAAGGCCGGCGGCGGCGCGGGCGAGGGCACCGGCGGCACGGCGGGCTCCGGCGGCACGGAGGGCTCCGGCGGCGCGGCGGGCGGCACGAAGCCCGCCGAGCGCCCGCACCGCACCCAGGTGGACGCCGAGGGGCTGGCCGACCGGATCGTGCCCTTCCCGGTCGAGGCCGGCCGCTACTCCGACCTGCGCGCGGCCCGCGGCGGCGTGCTGTGGCTGCGCCACCCGCTGGCCGGCGTGCTGGGCACGTCCCTGGCCACGCCGGAGGCGCACCCGCCGGAGAGCGTCCTGGAGCGCTACGACCTGCGGCGGCTGCGAGTCGAGGTGGTCGCCGACGAGGCCGACGACTTCGCGGTCACCGGCGACGGCTCGAAGGTGCTGGTCACCTCCGGCGGCCGGCTGCGGGTGGCGCCCTCGGACGCCAAGTCGGACGACGACTCGGACAGTTCCGTCACCATCGACCTGTCGCGGGTGCGCGTCACCGTGCGGCCGGCCGACGAGTGGCGGCAGATGTTCGACGAGACGCACCGGCTGATGCGCGACAACTTCTGGCGCCCCGACCTGGGCGGCCTGGACTGGGACGCCGCCGCCGAGCGCTACCGGCCGCTGCTGGAGCGGATCGCCACCCACGACGACCTGGTGGACGTGCTGTGGGAGCTCCACGGTGAGCTGCGCACCTCCCACGCGTACGTCAGCCCGCCCGGCGGCCGCCGCGACCCGCTGCACCGCCAGGGGCTGCTCGGCGCCGACCTGTCCCGCACCCCGGAGGGCGCCTGGCGGGTCGACCGGGTGCTGCCCGGCGAGTCCTCCGACCCGCACGCCCGCTCCCCGCTGGCCGCGCCGGGTGTCGCGGTGCGGGCCGGGGACGTGCTGGTGGCCGTCGACGGGCACCCGGTGGACCCGCTGACCGGCCCGGCGCCGCTGCTGGTCGGCACGGCCGGCAAACCGGTGGAGCTGACGGTGGCCCCGGCCGGCGGCGGCCCGCACCGCCACGTGGTGGCGGTGCCGCTGGCCGACGAGGAGCCGCTGCGCTACCACGACTGGGTGGCGGGGCGGCGGGCCCGCGTGCACGAGGCGTCCGGTGGCCGGCTGGGCTACCTGCACGTGCCGGACATGGTCAGCTCCGGCTGGGCCGAACTCCACCGCGACCTGC
This portion of the Actinacidiphila yeochonensis CN732 genome encodes:
- a CDS encoding HAD family acid phosphatase, with the translated sequence MPRARLSLRTRALTMSAAALTLGLTVYGVSAATADNSVPRSDQQIPNLTDVVNQIKAYYGDTVDASGEHQASPTGNYAKQVAGVEAKAKASIEKSLAKGLDKGHGKAHGKPAIVLDVDDTSVLTYNYELEVGFNYTTATNQAYLDTKDMPAVFGMDTLTNWAAAHGVTVFWITGRPEAQRADTVRNLKAVGYTADPDTAHLYLKNTANPPSYLACGAACSTIEYKSGTRAHIESLGYDIVANFGDQYSDLSGGSSDASFKLPNPMYYLP
- a CDS encoding ribonuclease Z; translated protein: MSPREFVVLGTASQVPTRDRNHNGYVLRWDDEGILFDPGEGSQRQMLRAGVSAHDLTRICVTHFHGDHSLGLAGTVQRINLDRVPHPVAVHYPASGQRYFERLRYATAYREAAELRPEPVAADGPVARTPGFTLSAARLSHPVEAFGYRLDEPDGRRMVPGLLAEAGVAGPDIGRLQREGELRGVRLADVSVARPGQSFAFVMDTRLCPAVPLLARGCDLLVIESTFLDEDAALAEDFGHLTAGQAGRVAAEAGVRHLVLTHFSQRYADPEEFGRQARAAGYRGGLTVARDLDRVPVPRRRTAHGGPGPGGG
- a CDS encoding S41 family peptidase, translating into MRNPHPHGGSVAFTAEDDVWVAPVDGGRAWRVSADNMPVRRPRISPDGSLVAWASTRDGAPEVHVAPLEGGPAERLTYWGSGLTSVRGWTPDGRLAVVTSAGEASSRRPWAHLVPLDGGPAERLPYGPVGDLAFGPGGAVLLQSVTMGREAAHWKGYRGGTAGRLWLDPDGGGEFAPVHTGLGGNIECPLWVGDRIAFLSDHEGLGALYSSLPDGSDLRRHTPLAPRPEDAGEDESGAGFYARQAATDGTRVAYTAGGRVLLLDSLDAATRPRLLDVRLGGQRADLQPHPVRAAAHLGEARPDRTGRGSAVEVRGTTHWVTHRGGPARALAAEPGVRTRHPRVFTQSGEEYVVWVTDAEGEDALEVAPADGVPLTTPRTAPRRLAAGRLGRVHELEVSPDGHRIAVATHDGRVLLVETQTGEVREVPTGAGDAEDTAAEGAPAARADATDLAFSPDSGWLAWSQPGPGTLRQIKLAATADLTVVAATPLRFNDYAPAFTADGRHLAFLSERDFDPVYDAHVFDLSFPNACRPYLLTLAATTPSPFGPQRHGRPYGDDDEDGADGDDAAAEREGGDGAAEEKAGGGAGEGTGGTAGSGGTEGSGGAAGGTKPAERPHRTQVDAEGLADRIVPFPVEAGRYSDLRAARGGVLWLRHPLAGVLGTSLATPEAHPPESVLERYDLRRLRVEVVADEADDFAVTGDGSKVLVTSGGRLRVAPSDAKSDDDSDSSVTIDLSRVRVTVRPADEWRQMFDETHRLMRDNFWRPDLGGLDWDAAAERYRPLLERIATHDDLVDVLWELHGELRTSHAYVSPPGGRRDPLHRQGLLGADLSRTPEGAWRVDRVLPGESSDPHARSPLAAPGVAVRAGDVLVAVDGHPVDPLTGPAPLLVGTAGKPVELTVAPAGGGPHRHVVAVPLADEEPLRYHDWVAGRRARVHEASGGRLGYLHVPDMVSSGWAELHRDLRVEVAREGLVVDVRENRGGHTSQLVVEKLARRIVGWDVPRYGHPYSYPLDAPRGPVVVVANEFSGSDGDIVTAAVRALGIGPVVGTRTWGGVVGIDSRYRLVDGTLVTQPKYAIWLEGFGWSVENHGVDPDVEVPFAPQDWAAGRDPQLDRAVAMALEALERTPAKSAPPLPGRE
- a CDS encoding histidine triad nucleotide-binding protein, translated to MAGEAQPDCLFCKIAAGEIPAQVVRETDTTVAFRDIAPKAPTHVLVIPRAHYPDAGELAAGDPRAAAAVLHEAALVAEQEGVAGTGYRIIFNTGEGAGQTVFHAHAHVLGGRDLHQLV